Proteins from a single region of Chryseobacterium sp. T16E-39:
- a CDS encoding SusC/RagA family TonB-linked outer membrane protein has translation MNVKLRFLSVGVLCFTGHALSAQKAVKDTLQREAKIEEVVVQGYRTVTKKTAVTSTASISKETIENRPNANVMNVVQGQLAGVNITASSGQPGAKPQVVIRGVGSYGANTDPLYVIDGFPSNSDSFRSLNPNDIESMQVLKDATSIAEYGNRGSNGVIVIKTRQGRYGSGKLNFNYSSQLGVSFLQNQKYNYANSNQLLTLEKIYGIGLGSTMSDEAIADYRINTNWVDYFFRPAILSSHTLGVETGGKNFNSYTSVGYLNQDGLLKTTGLQRFNVRSNINGRSENNKFKYYLGIAAGFSKNNEATNLGEGVINRNYVTGAYLGAPYISPSEYQNSSQLHQLYQSNGTLLYTPLMLVDKINQYYNLTDETRLDFTSDVSYKVMEDLTAKMRVNAQLLSTRFIQSEFPNSFNALLFQATGQEFTGFEEINNRREFTYNNLFGLDYSKTFGNHTFNISGNLEYNFANLQIDNMRQRGLNPKTFVPGTGQGYIGDTDKDDFYVPVVSVSQARYNLISYFGNFDYDYRKKYGLVATARRDGTSRFIGNLQWGTFWSLGGRWNISEENFLKEISFINNLKIRGSIGTVGNQRIIDGPVFEGLNPPKYADIYGIPTETRYTYNNLQTYRIEFGDPQLRWETTKTYNIGLDWELYNRRFRGSFDYYNKKTIDLFMKDPTAPILGARFIVRNTTANLINKGYELNVAFDILKTENTTFTLRANAAMNNQKFDNYPVGLIDSQANPTYRSQNGNLPFTPYVYHYIGVNPENGNLLFEDINGNPTENPTDADRKLYKNNYFPKYQGGFGFDFEWKGFFATTTFTFVANVSRFDDDLANALDPSNLGTFNVSNDLLNAWTPTNRNTDVPALNAANLGAVTNSDRFLVNASYLRLRNVQLGYRLPKRLIQDTFINDVSIILQGENIYTWTKWKGFDPESSRNSDAYQYPTPRTFTLGFNIKF, from the coding sequence ATGAATGTAAAACTACGTTTTTTAAGCGTTGGAGTTCTGTGTTTTACAGGCCATGCGCTATCTGCTCAAAAAGCAGTAAAAGATACTCTACAGAGAGAGGCTAAGATCGAAGAGGTCGTGGTACAGGGATATAGAACAGTTACAAAAAAAACAGCGGTAACATCTACAGCATCAATTAGTAAAGAAACAATTGAAAACAGACCTAATGCCAATGTAATGAATGTTGTTCAGGGGCAACTTGCAGGAGTAAATATAACAGCAAGTTCCGGACAACCAGGAGCAAAGCCTCAGGTCGTCATTAGAGGTGTCGGATCCTATGGAGCTAATACTGATCCGTTATACGTTATTGATGGTTTCCCTTCAAACAGTGACTCTTTTAGATCATTAAATCCCAATGACATTGAAAGTATGCAGGTTTTAAAAGATGCAACGTCCATCGCTGAATATGGAAATAGAGGATCCAATGGAGTTATAGTGATCAAAACAAGGCAGGGAAGGTATGGCAGTGGAAAACTGAATTTTAACTATTCCAGTCAGCTTGGAGTTTCTTTTCTGCAAAATCAAAAGTACAACTATGCCAATTCCAATCAATTGCTTACGTTAGAAAAAATATATGGAATTGGTTTGGGTTCAACAATGTCGGATGAAGCTATTGCCGATTACAGAATTAATACCAACTGGGTAGACTATTTCTTCAGACCGGCAATCTTATCAAGCCATACATTAGGAGTTGAAACCGGAGGTAAGAATTTTAACTCTTATACATCAGTAGGCTACCTTAATCAGGATGGATTATTAAAAACAACAGGTCTTCAGAGATTTAATGTGAGATCAAATATCAATGGAAGATCTGAAAACAATAAATTTAAATATTACCTTGGTATTGCTGCAGGCTTTTCTAAAAACAACGAAGCAACTAACTTAGGAGAGGGTGTCATCAATCGTAATTACGTTACAGGTGCTTATTTGGGAGCACCGTACATATCTCCTTCTGAATATCAGAACTCAAGCCAATTGCATCAGTTGTATCAAAGTAATGGAACTCTATTGTATACTCCACTCATGTTAGTAGATAAGATAAATCAATACTACAACCTAACAGATGAAACCAGATTAGATTTTACATCTGATGTGTCTTACAAAGTGATGGAAGACCTTACGGCTAAAATGAGAGTCAATGCGCAATTACTAAGTACAAGATTTATTCAGTCAGAATTTCCTAATTCCTTTAACGCCCTGTTATTTCAGGCAACCGGGCAAGAGTTTACCGGATTTGAAGAGATCAATAACAGAAGGGAATTTACTTACAATAATTTGTTTGGTTTAGATTATTCGAAAACATTTGGAAATCATACTTTTAATATATCTGGAAATCTGGAATATAATTTTGCCAATCTGCAGATTGATAATATGCGGCAGAGAGGGCTTAATCCTAAAACCTTTGTCCCCGGAACCGGTCAGGGTTACATAGGGGATACGGATAAAGATGATTTTTATGTTCCCGTAGTTTCTGTGTCCCAGGCAAGATATAATCTCATTTCATATTTTGGAAACTTTGATTATGATTACAGAAAGAAATATGGATTGGTTGCAACAGCCAGAAGAGATGGGACCAGTAGATTTATAGGCAATTTGCAATGGGGAACATTTTGGTCTCTCGGAGGAAGATGGAATATCAGTGAAGAAAATTTCTTGAAAGAGATCTCTTTCATCAACAATCTGAAAATCAGGGGATCTATTGGTACAGTTGGAAATCAAAGAATTATTGACGGGCCTGTTTTTGAAGGATTAAATCCACCAAAATATGCTGATATCTATGGAATTCCCACAGAGACTCGCTATACCTACAATAATTTACAAACTTACCGGATAGAATTTGGTGACCCGCAGTTAAGATGGGAGACGACTAAAACCTATAATATCGGATTAGACTGGGAGTTATACAACAGAAGATTCAGGGGATCATTTGATTATTATAACAAAAAAACGATCGATTTATTCATGAAGGATCCCACTGCTCCTATACTCGGAGCAAGGTTTATTGTAAGAAATACAACAGCAAATTTGATCAACAAGGGATATGAACTTAATGTAGCTTTTGATATTCTAAAAACTGAAAATACTACGTTTACATTGAGAGCAAATGCGGCGATGAATAATCAAAAGTTTGACAACTACCCTGTTGGTTTAATAGATTCACAAGCCAATCCTACTTATCGATCACAAAATGGAAACTTACCGTTTACTCCTTATGTGTACCATTATATTGGTGTAAATCCGGAAAATGGAAATCTTTTATTTGAGGATATCAATGGTAATCCAACAGAAAATCCAACCGATGCTGACAGGAAGTTATATAAAAATAATTATTTCCCTAAGTATCAGGGAGGTTTTGGTTTTGACTTTGAGTGGAAGGGCTTTTTTGCTACCACTACTTTTACGTTTGTTGCTAATGTCTCTAGGTTTGATGATGATTTAGCTAATGCATTAGATCCATCAAACTTAGGTACGTTTAATGTTTCAAATGATTTGTTAAATGCATGGACCCCAACAAACAGAAATACAGATGTTCCAGCACTGAATGCCGCTAATCTTGGAGCGGTAACCAATTCAGACCGGTTCTTAGTAAATGCCTCCTATCTGAGACTGAGAAATGTCCAGCTGGGATACAGGCTTCCAAAACGCCTTATACAAGATACCTTTATTAATGATGTGTCCATCATCCTGCAAGGAGAAAATATCTACACGTGGACTAAATGGAAAGGTTTTGATCCTGAAAGCAGCAGAAATTCTGATGCATATCAATATCCCACTCCCAGAACATTTACTTTAGGTTTTAATATTAAATTTTAG
- a CDS encoding RagB/SusD family nutrient uptake outer membrane protein, with the protein MKKIILATILVISFFLISCRQELLEPYTPGSLTEEVALTTSKDLELVMNSAYLELTDRTESVFTSVFTDEAGIGYANGGQGITTEYVFFMNPSQTSPINLWNKTYFALARINRVLVYVDKIIPEDPADAKKIADLQAQALTMRAYCHLKLLSYFSTDFKNDSAPAAVLANRVFLPEEKQNPRASNGSFYSMIHSDLDKAISIFSSTTIAFVNNYANINFARGLKARAYTLKGDYNNAEIWADAVIHNSGLVLANQAEYKALFFSDSQPANSEVLFRLERTSNQNVQLTNLHNGWCSIRPNLAGSPFYEVSRSLHNVLNPDNLPASSLNTLPDVRANVIIAPSSIVDPNYATSPDYRNSDRLIINKHGGVESGTQTAAITANNGFNNAIKVMRLSEMYMIKAEARTAAGDFTGAATAIKTLLDARFSTPQPLSVFTNAKQAWAEILKQRRIEFAYEGYRYIDLKRLGTLAGVGIDRDPADYSSSSANYPAANPSNLPMTSFKWTLPIPQDEINVNKTIQQNPGY; encoded by the coding sequence ATGAAAAAAATTATACTTGCTACAATTTTAGTAATCAGCTTCTTTTTAATCTCTTGCAGACAGGAATTATTGGAACCCTATACACCGGGATCCCTGACTGAAGAAGTTGCGTTGACAACAAGTAAAGATCTTGAGCTGGTAATGAATTCGGCCTATCTTGAACTTACTGACAGAACAGAATCCGTATTCACGTCCGTTTTCACTGATGAAGCAGGAATAGGCTATGCTAACGGAGGACAAGGTATTACTACTGAATATGTTTTCTTTATGAACCCAAGCCAAACAAGCCCTATTAATTTATGGAATAAAACTTATTTTGCATTAGCAAGAATTAACAGGGTTTTGGTATATGTAGATAAAATCATTCCAGAAGATCCAGCAGATGCAAAAAAGATTGCCGATTTGCAAGCACAGGCATTAACTATGAGAGCCTACTGCCATCTAAAATTATTATCTTATTTTTCAACAGATTTTAAAAATGACAGTGCGCCAGCTGCAGTGTTAGCCAATAGGGTATTCTTACCAGAAGAAAAGCAGAATCCAAGAGCCAGTAATGGTAGCTTTTACTCTATGATCCATTCGGATCTCGATAAAGCAATTTCAATATTTTCAAGTACTACTATTGCATTTGTAAATAACTATGCAAATATTAATTTTGCAAGAGGGCTTAAGGCCAGAGCCTATACTTTAAAAGGAGATTACAACAATGCGGAAATCTGGGCTGATGCTGTCATTCATAATTCAGGACTTGTCTTGGCCAATCAGGCAGAATATAAGGCGCTCTTCTTTAGCGATTCACAACCGGCAAATTCTGAAGTATTATTTAGGCTTGAAAGAACCAGCAATCAGAATGTACAACTGACCAATCTCCATAATGGATGGTGTTCAATAAGACCCAATTTGGCGGGTTCTCCATTTTATGAGGTAAGCAGATCCTTACATAATGTACTCAATCCTGATAATCTACCAGCCTCTTCATTAAATACCTTACCGGATGTCAGAGCAAACGTAATCATAGCTCCTTCCTCGATTGTAGATCCCAATTATGCAACATCTCCTGATTATAGAAATAGCGATCGGTTAATTATCAATAAACACGGAGGTGTCGAATCCGGAACTCAAACTGCTGCAATTACAGCAAATAATGGTTTTAACAATGCTATCAAAGTGATGAGACTATCAGAAATGTATATGATTAAAGCAGAAGCCAGAACGGCAGCCGGAGACTTTACAGGAGCCGCAACAGCCATTAAAACGTTGTTAGATGCACGTTTTTCAACTCCTCAGCCATTATCTGTCTTTACAAATGCAAAACAGGCATGGGCGGAAATTCTTAAACAAAGAAGAATCGAATTCGCCTACGAAGGATATCGATATATCGATTTGAAAAGATTAGGCACCCTGGCAGGGGTTGGAATTGACAGAGATCCTGCAGATTATTCCTCAAGTTCGGCTAATTATCCGGCTGCTAATCCATCTAATCTTCCGATGACAAGTTTTAAGTGGACATTACCGATTCCTCAGGATGAGATCAATGTTAATAAAACAATTCAGCAAAACCCGGGATACTAA
- a CDS encoding hydroxymethylglutaryl-CoA synthase family protein, with the protein MGFGIEAASYHVPSLYLEIKDLATIRGIDPAKLEKGLGLHKMGFPDVHEDAATFAAEALLKLIKEYHIDPKDIARIYLGTESALDAAKPTASYAMQMVEKVLEIKYGERCFKNCDVVDMTFACVGAVDALHNSLDFVRVNPDKKAIVIASDYAKYELASSGEYTQGGGAVALLISSQPDLMEIENQWGVATESVFDFFKPRRHYKKEDLKNAPESFSDKIEVFTDEPVFDGQYSNQCYQDRIREAYDHYKEISGKKKPSDDWRYLVFHLPYAFHGKRVFTEIYSLENGLNYQTPEEQKAVAKSDEYLQLIGDKIEKTQRASSEIGNMYTASIFMGLLSALETSYNENEDLKGKEIGFFSYGSGSKSKVFSGKISGNWQKVVSKWELFENLKNRTAVSFETYEKLHRKQLNKSVNTNYKGFGLDSVELENPVLVGARYYTYQD; encoded by the coding sequence ATGGGTTTTGGAATAGAGGCAGCAAGTTATCATGTGCCTTCTTTGTATTTGGAAATTAAAGATTTAGCTACGATAAGAGGAATTGATCCTGCAAAATTAGAAAAAGGATTGGGTTTACATAAAATGGGCTTTCCTGATGTCCATGAAGATGCAGCTACTTTTGCTGCAGAAGCATTGTTGAAATTAATTAAAGAATACCATATTGATCCCAAAGATATAGCACGGATTTATCTTGGAACTGAAAGTGCCCTGGATGCTGCAAAACCTACAGCTTCTTATGCGATGCAGATGGTTGAAAAGGTTCTGGAGATAAAATATGGAGAGCGCTGCTTTAAAAACTGTGATGTAGTAGACATGACATTTGCTTGTGTGGGGGCAGTAGATGCGTTACATAATTCGCTGGATTTTGTAAGGGTAAATCCGGATAAAAAAGCAATCGTTATTGCAAGTGATTATGCAAAATACGAGCTGGCTTCTTCAGGAGAATACACCCAGGGTGGTGGGGCAGTAGCGCTTCTGATTTCTTCTCAGCCTGATTTAATGGAAATTGAAAACCAATGGGGAGTAGCCACAGAAAGTGTTTTTGATTTTTTCAAACCCAGACGTCATTACAAAAAAGAAGATCTGAAAAATGCACCGGAATCATTTTCGGATAAAATAGAAGTGTTTACCGATGAACCTGTTTTTGATGGACAATATTCTAATCAGTGTTATCAGGATCGTATCAGAGAAGCTTATGACCATTATAAAGAAATCAGTGGTAAGAAAAAGCCTTCTGATGATTGGAGGTATCTGGTTTTTCACCTTCCCTATGCTTTTCATGGAAAGAGAGTGTTTACAGAAATTTACAGTCTGGAAAACGGTTTAAACTATCAAACTCCGGAGGAACAAAAAGCAGTGGCTAAATCTGATGAATACCTGCAATTGATCGGAGATAAAATAGAAAAAACACAGAGGGCATCTTCAGAAATAGGAAATATGTACACTGCTTCAATTTTTATGGGTTTACTTTCTGCCTTAGAAACTTCATACAATGAAAATGAAGATTTAAAAGGAAAAGAAATTGGTTTTTTTAGTTATGGCAGCGGATCAAAATCTAAAGTGTTTTCAGGGAAGATTTCTGGGAATTGGCAGAAAGTGGTTTCTAAATGGGAACTATTTGAAAATTTAAAAAACAGAACCGCTGTTAGTTTTGAGACCTATGAAAAATTACATAGGAAGCAGTTGAACAAGTCTGTTAATACCAATTACAAAGGATTTGGATTAGATTCTGTTGAACTTGAAAATCCGGTATTAGTAGGAGCAAGATATTATACCTATCAGGATTAA